A stretch of the Pseudorasbora parva isolate DD20220531a chromosome 13, ASM2467924v1, whole genome shotgun sequence genome encodes the following:
- the fabp1b.1 gene encoding fatty acid binding protein 1-B.1 — protein sequence MSFSGKYQLDSQEGFVEFMKAVGLPDDLIEKGKDIKSTSEIEQNGDHFKVTVTTGTKVLTNAFTIGQEADIETLTGERVKAVVNKEGNKLKVILNKITSITELVDANTLVNTLTLGSLVYKRISKRVA from the exons ATGTCCTTCAGTGGGAAATATCAGCTGGACAGTCAGGAGGGATTCGTGGAGTTCATGAAGGCCGTCG GTCTTCCGGATGATCTGATTGAGAAAGGCAAAGACATTAAGAGCACGTCGGAGATCGAGCAGAATGGAGACCATTTTAAAGTGACGGTGACGACCGGAACCAAAGTTCTGACCAACGCCTTCACCATCGGGCAGGAGGCCGACATCGAGACGCTGACCGGAGAGAGAGTCAAG GCTGTTGTGAATAAAGAGGGCAACAAGCTGAAGGTCATCCTGAACAAAATCACATCGATCACTGAGCTCGTGGACGCAAACACACTCGTCAAT ACTCTGACTCTCGGCAGCCTCGTCTATAAGAGGATCAGCAAGCGTGTGGCGTAA